A genome region from Panicum virgatum strain AP13 chromosome 4K, P.virgatum_v5, whole genome shotgun sequence includes the following:
- the LOC120702877 gene encoding mitogen-activated protein kinase kinase 5-like: MRPSGLPTQPPQQPGTPGRARRRPDLTLPMPQREVATSLAVPLPLPPPSSSAPAAGAAPAQQQQQPPPLAELERVRRVGSGAGGTVWLVRHRGSGRPYALKVLYGNHDDAVRRQIAREIAILRAADHPSVVRCHGMYERGGELQILLEYMDGGSLDGRRIAAEPFLADVARQVLSGIAYLHRRHIVHRDIKPSNLLIDAARRVKIADFGVGRILNQTMDPCNSSVGTIAYMSPERINTDLNDGNYDGYAGDIWSFGLSILEFYLGRFPFGENLGKQGDWAALMVAICYSDPPEPPPTASPEFRGFISCCLQKNPAKRLTAAQLLQHPFVAGPQPQPLAPPPPS, encoded by the coding sequence ATGCGCCCGAGCGGCCTCCCCACccagccgccgcagcagcccgGCACGCcgggccgcgctcgccgccgcccggatcTCACCCTCCCCATGCCCCAGCGCGAGGTCGCCACCTCCCTCGccgtcccgctcccgctcccgcccccttcctcctccgcccccgccgcgggggcggcgccggcgcagcagcagcagcagccgcccccGCTCGCGGAGCTGGAGCGCGTCCGCcgcgtcggcagcggcgccggcgggaccGTCTGGCTGGTGCGCCACCGCGGGTCCGGCCGGCCCTACGCGCTCAAGGTGCTCTACGGGAACCACGACGACGCGGTGCGGCGCCAGATCGCGCGCGAGATCGCGATCCTCCGCGCCGCGGACCACCCCTCCGTGGTGCGCTGCCACGGCATGTACGAGCGCGGCGGGGAGCTCCAGATCCTGCTCGAGTACATGGACGGCGGCTCCCTCGACGGCCGCCGCATCGCTGCCGAGCCCTTCCTCGCCGACGTCGCGCGCCAGGTGCTCTCCGGGATCGCctacctccaccgccgccacatcGTGCACCGCGACATCAAGCCCTCCAACCTCCTCATCGACGCCGCGCGGCGCGTCAAGATCGCCGACTTCGGCGTCGGGCGGATCCTCAACCAGACCATGGACCCCTGCAACTCCTCCGTCGGCACCATCGCCTACATGAGCCCCGAGCGGATCAACACCGACCTCAACGACGGCAACTACGACGGCTACGCCGGCGACATCTGGAGCTTTGGACTCAGCATTCTCGAGTTCTACCTCGGCAGGTTCCCCTTCGGGGAGAACCTCGGCAAGCAGGGGGACTGGGCCGCGCTCATGGTCGCCATCTGCTACTCCGatccgccggagccgccgcccaccgcctcGCCCGAGTTCAGGGGATTCATCAGCTGCTGCCTGCAGAAGAACCCGGCCAAGAGGCTCACGGCCGCCCAGCTGCTGCAGCACCCGTTTGTCGCCGGGCCACAGCCACAGCCccttgctcctcctcccccgtcaTGA
- the LOC120702880 gene encoding cytochrome P450 709B2-like: MLGMAMGGGGGGGVGLLAAALAAVAATWLWAALVRLVWRPYATARAFARQGVRGLPYHPFRGHDKEVKAMLAAASGETLDRGSHDFIPRVMPQYRAWMSRYGKVFVLSSGSTSSLFVARFDMVKRILSDRTGLYAKVDPGPAILALLGMGLVFTEGEDWARHRRVVHPAFAMDKLKMMTGAMAACAAEVIRAWEARAASAAGGEVTVEVGEQFAELTADVISHTAFGSSYRQGKEVFLAQRELQVIAFTSIYNRSRVPGMRYAPTESNRRRWKLERKVRDTLMAVIDERLAAAKDAAGYGSDLLGLMLEANAGEDGKRLMSMDEIIDECKTFFFAGHETTSHLLTWAMFLLGTHPEWQQRLREEVLRECGDAEAPISADALSQLKQVTMVLYETLRLYGPVTLNARRATADAELCGVKVPKGTGLLIPYAILHRDEEVWGADAGEFNPLRFRDGVRRAAADPSALLSFSIGPRSCIGQDFAMLEAKATLALILRRFAFEVAPEYVHAPADFLTLQPLQGLPIVLKLLDPQERGI, encoded by the exons ATGCTCGGCATGGCCatgggcggcggtggaggcggcggcgtcgggctgctcgccgccgccctcgccgcggtGGCGGCCACCTGGCTGTGGGCGGCGCTGGTCCGCCTGGTGTGGCGGCCGTACGCCACCGCGAGGGCGTTCGCGCGGCAGGGCGTCCGCGGCCTGCCGTACCATCCCTTCCGCGGCCACGACAAGGAGGTCAAGGCGatgctggcggcggcgagcggcgagacGCTGGACCGCGGCTCCCACGACTTCATCCCCCGGGTCATGCCGCAGTACCGCGCCTGGATGTCGCGCTACG GCAAGGTGTTCGTGTTGTCGTCCGGCTCGACGTCGTCGCTGTTCGTGGCCAGATTCGACATGGTGAAGCGGATCCTCTCCGACAGGACGGGGCTGTACGCCAAGGTGGACCCCGGCCCGGCGATACTGGCGCTGCTGGGCATGGGGCTCGTCTTCACCGAGGGCGAGGACTGGGCGCGGCACCGCCGCGTGGTGCACCCGGCGTTCGCCATGGACAAGCTCAAGATGATGACGGGGGCgatggcggcgtgcgcggcggaggTGATCCGGGCGTGGGAggcgcgcgccgcctccgcggcgggcggcgaggtgaCGGTGGAGGTCGGGGAGCAGTTTGCGGAGCTCACCGCCGACGTGATCTCGCACACGGCGTTCGGCAGCAGCTACCGGCAGGGGAAGGAGGTGTtcctggcgcagcgggagctgCAGGTCATCGCCTTCACCTCCATCTACAACCGCTCGCGCGTCCCCGGGATGCGGTACGCGCCGACCGAGTCCAACCGGCGCCGGTGGAAGCTCGAGAGGAAGGTGCGGGACACGCTCATGGCCGTCATCGACGagcgcctggccgccgccaaggACGCCGCGGGCTACGGCAGCGACCTGCTCGGCCTCATGCTGGAGGCCAACGCCGGCGAGGACGGCAAGAGGCTCATGAGCATGGACGAGATCATCGACGAGTGCAAGACCTTCTTCTTCGCCGGCCACGAGACCACCTCGCACCTCCTCACCTGGGCCATGTTCCTCCTCGGCACCCACCCCGAGTGGCAGCAGCGGCTCAGGGAGGAGGTGCTCCGCGAGTGCGGCGACGCCGAGGCGCCCATCAGCGCTGACGCCCTCAGCCAGCTCAAGCAGGTGACGATGGTGCTGTACGAGACGCTCCGGCTGTACGGCCCGGTGACGCTGAACgcgcggcgggcgacggcggacGCGGAGCTCTGCGGCGTGAAGGTGCCCAAGGGCACCGGGCTGCTGATCCCTTACGCCATCCTCCACCGCGACGAGGAGGTGTggggcgccgacgccggcgagtTCAACCCGCTCCGGTTCCGGGACGGCGTGCGCAGGGCGGCCGCGGACCCGAGCGCGTTGCTGTCCTTCTCCATCGGCCCGCGGTCGTGCATCGGGCAGGACTTCGCGATGCTGGAGGCCAAGGCGACGCTGGCGCTCATCCTGCGGCGGTTCGCCTTCGAGGTGGCGCCGGAGTACGTGCACGCGCCGGCCGACTTCCTGACGCTGCAGCCATTGCAAGGGCTCCCCATCGTGCTCAAGCTCTTGGATCCACAGGAGAGGGGTATCTGA
- the LOC120701829 gene encoding wiskott-Aldrich syndrome protein homolog 1-like, giving the protein MAISAASRAANSAAEQQASQRSSRAATSEAQQSRAATSYWRRKGRQATRGPVSSRPRRPHRGAGRLRPPPRGLGRVAAAHVEHRPIVPAPRATSGRCPPANASAGARPRGGTPPAPSGADLRPAAAATIAAFPSRFLSSSLPALVLPPPPLPERNPFAALLSSDPPPPEPLRLVLAAGDVRSALRGLPGLARQLSSSGGGGHPASLPAHRPRTDKGDRDG; this is encoded by the exons ATGGCCATTTCCGCCGCTTCACGAGCAGCAAACAGT GCAGCTGAGCAGCAAGCATCGCAGCGCAGCAGTAGAGCAGCCACCAGCGAAGCGCAGCAAAGCAGAGCAGCCACCAGCTATTGGCGGAGGAAAGGCAGGCAAGCAACTCGCGGGCCCGTATCAAGCCGACCACGCCGGCCACATCGAGGGGCGGGGCGCCTCCGGCCCCCTCCGCGCGGGCTCGGGCGGGTCGCCGCTGCCCACGTCGAGCACAGGCCGATCGTGCCGGCCCCTCGCGCGACCTCGGGCAGGTGCCCGCCAGCCAACGCGAGCGCGGGCGCGCGGCCGCGAGGCGGGACACCGCCGGCCCCCTCCGGCGCGGAtctgcgccccgccgccgccgccacaatcGCAGCTTTCCCCAGCCGCTTCTTGTCCTCTTCCTTGCCGGCGCTGGTCCTGCCGCCTCCGCCCCTGCCCGAGAGGAATCCGTTCGCCGCGCTCCTCTCCTCtgaccctccgccgccggagcctctCCGCCTGGTGCTCGCCGCGGGCGACGTCCGCTCTGCGCTCCGCGGCCTCCCGGGCCTCGCGCGCCAGCTCAGCTCTTCCGGTGGCGGAGGCCACCCcgcgagtcttccagcgcaCCGCCCACGAACGGATAAGGGCGACAGGGACGGATGA